Genomic DNA from Ensifer adhaerens:
GATTCAGACCGCCGGGCTCACCTCTCGGGTCGCGCGCGTGACGCCCGCACCCATTGTCCGGCCAAGGGGTTCGAGAGCTTGACCCTAATGCGTCAGGATCGTGGAGTCCTTGAAGGCTTCCGGCGGCGGCGGCACGGGTGCCGCATCGTAATTGGCATTGAGCACAAGGTTGACGCCGGCGTTGACGGCCACCTGCCGCGCCACGATCAGCGTCCAAGCCGACTGCAGAGAGATGTTGATCGGCGGGAGAGGACAAGGCACAAGACCGACATGGACCAAGACGCCAGCCAGCAGCGGATGGTGGTTCAGCGCCTGCACCTTGCAGTCGAAATTGAGGATACCGTCGGTCGGCTGCTGACCAACAACCAGTTTGCCGCGCGACAGGTAAATCGTCCCGAGCAACTGGGGCGCAATTCTGCTACCGATTTGGTGTAGTCGGCCAAGCGGCGCATCCCTGTCTTCGAAAAACAGGATACCCGCCATGGGACCCGCAACCGGCGCGCTCAGGTCAAGCGAGGACGTATAGTCGAAATAGAGCACTGAATCGGTGCCGGTCAGATAGACCGAGGCGTCAACCATGTTCAACGAGGCGCCATCGGTCAGTACCAGAGGGCCGTCCTTCATGATGTAGGTGCCGTGCATCATGCGGATTCGGGTCGGCTGCTGGACAATCAACCCGCCGCAATAGACGCCGGGACGAAGTGTCTGCAAACCCAGATCCACCTTAAAATTCGTGAAGTCGCATTTTGTCTCGGTGGGCGCCAGGCGCGCACCCAGCGGGTCTGCAGCCTCGGGGCAATCCGTCGCCGGCTTGGGCGAAAAGGCGCTTTCGGAGCCCACATACCCGCCACCGGTGCAGATCACCTTCGATGAGATCGTCGCAAGCCCAGCCGCGACAAGGCCGTCGCTGGCCTTGGAATTGGAGTGCGTGTTGCACTTGGGAGCCGTGACGCGGCCATTGTCGACACCCAGATTCGTCGAGCCGTCGCCAAGCGCAAGCAGGCAGATCACACTCGTGCTGCCGGCGCGCGCCACGGCCCTGGAATTCAGGTCGATGCCTTCGTTGCCGCTGATCCTGATGAAGCGAAGCTTTACTCTCGCCTCAATGCGCACCGCGACCGACCTGTCGGATTCGTTGACCGTGACAGTCGGATGGCCATCGATATCGGCCGTCTTCAACGCAGAATCGGCAAAGGCCAGCGCCACTTGCTTCACAACGTTGGTATCGCTGTTGCTCAGGCGGTATTGGGATGCGCCGGCCAGGGCAGCACTGTCAGCGACGTTCTGCATGTTGGAGCGAACCCGCATGATGTTCGCAATATCGAGCGTGCCGCCGGTGGCCAGCATGAGACCGCCGAACAGCAAGCAAAACATGAGCGGCATACTCGCCTGTCTTGCGCGCATGAAACGCTTCAAATGTGGGATGGGCCCTTTGAAGAACAAAACTTGTTTCGCCTCTGGCTAAAGAACAGTCGCTGTGACGTCATTCTGAGGTCGGCTTGACTACCTCGGAATACTTCGTTGCAGGGCACATTCACATGAAGGCGTTATCTAATTCTGAAAATTATATCGCGACTGCGAGAAATCGGCGATTTTTTGCCAAAATCATTTGTTCAAATATAACTAAATAAATCTAGTGTTGCAGGTTTTCATTTTGCTCCTTTTCCGGATGCAACTTGAAAGATTAATCTGTTTCCCAGACTTGCAGGGCTGACCTTCCTGATGGTCTGGCAAGACTTCCCGGCGCCGCCCCGCTAGGCGCAGGGCGGCAAACGAGGATGTTTTCAGGTGCTCCGGCTCCGCTTCTCGAAGCGAGGCAGCATTGCGGAGAAATCCTTACCGCGGCCGTCTTCCTGCTCGACAAAAGCGGCGTAGAGCTCTGCCGCCCGCGCACCCATCGGCGTGTCGGCATCGACACTCTGGGCGGCCTCCTGGGACAGCCGCAGGTCCTTGAGCATGAGTTCCGCGGCGAAACCCGGCTTGTAATCATTGTCTGACGGCGATTTCGGCCCGACACCGGGCGCCGGGCAATAGGCGTTCATCGACCACGAATAGCCGGACGAGGTGGAAACCACATCGAACATCTTGGCCCGATCCAGGCCCAGCTTGTCGGCCAGCGCGAAGGCCTCGCAGGTCGCGATCATGGTCGCGCCGAGGATCATGTTGTTGCAGATCTTGGCTGCCTGCCCTGCCCCTGCCGCGCCGCAATGAACCGCCTTCTGGCCCATGATATCGAGCAGCGGCTTGACGACGGCAAAGGCGGCATCGGGACCGCCGGCCATGAAGGTCAGCGTTCCTGCTGCGGCACCCGTAATGCCGCCCGAAACAGGAGCATCCACGGCCATCAGCCCGGCGGCCTCCGCCTCCGCTGCCACGGCGCGGGCGCTGGCGACATCGACGGTGGAGCAATCGAGAAAGACCGCTCCCGCGCGCATGGCGGGGATGATTTCAGCAGCCACCGCCCGCAGGATCGCGCCATTGGGAAGCATGGTGATGACGACATCGACACCCCTGGCGGCCTCAGCAGCCGTTGCCGCCTTCGTCACGCCATCCGGCACCGGCGCGGCCAGGTCAAAGCCCACGACCTCGTGGACGGCCTTGGCCAGATTATGCGCCATCGGCGCACCCATGTTTCCGAGGCCTATAAAGCCGATCTTCATGATGTTTCCTCCCGATTAGCTCAAGTCGTTTTCGCCAAGGCCCGAAAGCATCATGGCAATATAATCGCCCGGCGCAGCGTCTGCAGCCGGATGTTTCCAGTGCGGCGTCCGATCCTTGTCGATCAACTGCGCGCGAATGCCCTCGACGAAGTCGCCGAACTCGTGGGAGCGCCAGGTGAAGCGATATTCCAGCGCCACCGCCTCCCGTACAGACGAAAAGCCGCGTGCCCGGCGCACGATCTCCAGGGTCGCCGCAAGGGAGATGGGCGAGCCGCGACGGATGGCAACAAGCGCCCTTAGTGCCGCCTCCCCCTCTTCCCGCTCCAGGCGCTGCAGGATCCCCGTCAACGTATCCGCGGAAAAGACGCGCTCCAGCATCGGCATAAGGCCGGGCAGAGTGCCGCCTTGCGCTGCCCGCGTCGCCTTTTCGGCCAGTGCCGCATCGCCGGTTTCGGCCAGCTTGGCTTTCAGTGCCGGCCATTCCGGCTCCGGCACGTAGAGATTGGCAAAGCCCGAATAGATGGCGTCGGCGGCTCCGAGCCGCTCGCCGGTCAGGCCGAGATATTCACCCGCCCGCCCGGGGGCCCGCGCCAGGATCAGCGATCCCCCGACATCCGGAATAAGCCCGATGCCACATTCGGGCATCGCGACCTTCGTCGTGTCGCCGACAATCCGATGGCTGCCATGACAGCCGAGGCCGACGCCGCCGCCCATGACAAATCCCTGCATGAACGAAATGATCGGCTTTCGATACTCGGCAATCTTGACGTTCAGCCGATATTCCTCGCGCCAGAAGTCACGCGCCGGCTGGAGCTCGCCTGCCCGGGCCTGGTGATAGATGCTGGCAATGTCTCCGCCTGCACAGAAGGCTTTTTCCCCTTCGGCCTCCATGATGACCAGCGCCACGCGCGCATCATCGCGCCAGGCGTCGAAGGCGGCCTCGATCGCAAGGCTCATCGGATGGGAGAGCGCATTCAGCGCCTGGGGACGGGCAAGCGTAACGATCCCCGCCCTCCCCTCGATCCTCGTCTTCACATCGGCCATAAGCGCATCATCCTCCTGTCAACGGCTTTGAAGCCGTCAACGAATTCCTTGTTTTTGCGAGGCAAAACCAGCGGTCAGAACGTATCCGGACCGCTGCACTGACGGGTCTCCTCCCTCGGCGCTGGCGACTATAGGGGCAGGCAAGCGCCGCTCGCAAGCCGTCTTTTGGATAATAAGCCCTGCTTAGGGCTTGCCATTAGCAGTAGTCTCGCGGCACAGTCTGCGCCAAAAGCAATGAGGAAGCACACGTGTCCATGTCCCGCCCGGCGACGGCCAAACCCTCCGATTCCAACGCCAATCCTGCGCGACCGGTGAGCTTTCCCGTGGTGACGCCGCCACAATCCGGCGAATGCGTGGAGATCGCGCCCGGCATCCTCTGGGCAAGGCTCGCCCTGCCCTTCCGGCTGAACCACGTGAACATCTATCTGATCGAGGACGGAGACGGCTATGCAGCAGTCGACACGGGCATTGCCGACGACCAGACGCGACAAGCCTGGCGGATGCTGCTTGCCGGGCCGTTGAAGGGAAAGCGCCTCACCCGCCTCATCGTCAGCCACCATCATCCTGACCATATCGGACTTGCGGGCTGGCTGTGCGCCGAATTCGATATCCCCCTGCTGACCAGCCAGACCGGCTTCCTGGCCTGCAACAACATCTCCCTGAGCCCCAACGCGCTCGGCTCTGAGTCCTATCGCGCGTTCTACCGCGCCCATGGCATGAGTGACGCCACGGCGGAAACTGTTTCGACACAAGGCAATTTCTACCTGCGCATGGTGACGCCGCTGCCGCTGACATTTTTCCGCCTGGTCGCGGGCGAGCGCTTGAAGATCGGAAGCCGCGTCTTCGACATCATGTCCGGAGACGGCCATGCGCCGGAGCAGATCATGCTCTATGACGCGTCGGCCGGGTTGCTGTTGGCCGCGGACCAGGTTCTGGCCCGCATCACGCCCAATGTCAGCGTCTGGGCTGTCGAACCCGATGGCGATCCGCTCGGACTTTACACCCGCAGTCTGCGCGCGCTCGCGACAACCCTGCCCGACGACACCTTCGTTCTGCCCGGTCACGAACTGCCCTTCTACGGCTTGCATACGCGCATCGGCGAAATCCTTGCCCATCACGAGGAGCGCTGCGACCTCATTCTGGCGGCCGTCCGCGAAGAGCCCAGAACGGTGGCCGATCTGGTGCCGGTGCTCTTCCCGCGACCGCTCGACCCGCATCAGATGAGCTTCGCATTTTCCGAAACGCACGCGCATGTGAACCTCTTGATTCATCGCGGCAATCTGGTCTGGACGAAGGACGATGGCGGGATCCAGCGGGTGCTGCCCGCCCCACGTTGACAGCTGTCAACTCACATGCCGCCCGAACAGGGTTTGAAAATCTCAGCGCAAGCGGATAAGCAGTCGCAACACGCTTGTTACGCTGGAGCCCGCAGATGCCCGACACGATTTTTGTTCTCAATGGCCCGAACCTCAATCTCCTCGGCAAGCGCCAGCCGCATATCTACGGGCATGAAACGCTCGCCGATGTCGAAAGGGACTGCCGGGCGCTGGCCGGCGAACTGGGTTTTGAGATCCGCTTCCATCAGTCGAATGCCGAGCATGAGATCATCAACTGGATTCATGAGGCCCGTGAGACCGCCCTCGGCATCGTCATAAACCCGGCCGCCTTCACCCATACATCCGTCGCCATTCTGGATGCGCTCAATACTTTCGAAGGGGCCGTCATCGAAGTGCACATCTCGAACGTCCACAAGCGCGAAAGCTTCCGCCACCATTCCTATGTGTCGCTGCGCGCGGATGGCGTGATCGCCGGCTGCGGCACGCTCGGCTATCAGCTCGGCTTGCGCAGCGCCGCGCAGAAGATTGCAGAAGCAAAGGAAAAGGCGGGCCGATAGCCCGCCTCCTGCAATGCGTCACGATAGGTTTCGCCGGTAAGCCGCGTCAGTCCTTGAAATTCCGGATTTCGTTCAGGCCGGCTTTCAGCAGTTGTACTGCGTCCTCTTCCGTTTTCGCCTCCACATAGCAGCGCATTTCCGGTGCGTTGCCGGACGGGCGGAAGTGAATGATGCGTCCGTCCTTGAGCGTGACGCGCAAGCCGTCGATATCGCTGGTCGATGCGGCCTCGCCAATCGGCATCAGGAAGCGATCGAGATTCTCAGCGGAACCGCGCAGATAGGCCATCAGCGCTGCACTGCGCTCGGTGGCGAAATTTTCCAGCCGGTCAGCAGCGGCAACGGGAAGCGCGAAGCCGCTGGCAAGCTTCGAGACGGGCTGTCCTTCTGCCGCAGCGCGCGCAAGAACCGCCAGAACCGGCAGGAAACAGTCGCGCGTGGGAAGAGCCGTGAACGTCTCCCCGTTCACCTTGAAATCGCTGCCGGTGAGGGTGCCGCCATTGGCCTCGAACCCCACCACGGCCACGGCACCGCCTGCGCGAGCCTCATCCATGCCGGCGATGACGAAGGGCGAACCGACGCGGGTGCGCAGCACGCGAAAGCCACCCGCCGCCTCGATGCCGGAATTCGACGTCACAGGCGTGACCACGGTATCGGCGCCAAGGAAGAGCGAGGCGAGCAACCCCAAGAGGTCGCCGCGAAGCGGTGTGCCCGTCTCGTCGGTCAGGAGCGGACGGTCGCCATCGCCGTCGGCGGAAACAATGGCGTCGAGCCCATGCTCGCGCGCCCAGCCCTGCATCAACCCGATGCTCTCCGGGGACACGGCTTCGGTATCGACCGGGATAAAGACGTCGGAGCGCCCAAGCGGTGTGACGTCCGCCCCGTAATGGGCGAGCACATCCACAAACATGTCGCGGGCGACCGTCGAATGCTGATAGACCCCGATTTTCAGTCCCTTCAGCGCGCCCGCCTGCAACAGTGACTTGTTTCGGGAGACAAAGAGATCGGCAGCTTCGGCGCCGCGCTCCTCACCCTGTCCGGTCAGGAATTTCATCGCCGCGCGATCAGCACGCACGAATTCCGCGGCGGCGGCAATCGCCGTCTCGTCCGCCTTGCCGATTTCTCCATCCGGTCGATAGAACTTGATGCCGTTGCGATCGGCAGGAATGTGAGAGCCGGTAATCATCAGGGAGGCGGCCCGCAGCTTCAAGCCGAAATGCGCGAGCGCGGGCGTCGGGAGCGTGCCGCAATCCACCGGCTCAAGCCCCGCCTGCTGAAGCGCGCCGATGCAGTTGGCTGCAATTTCCGGGCTGGAGTCGCGAAAATCGCGCGCCACCAAAACCTTGTCGCCAGGCTTGGCAAGCCCTGAATCGAAAAGGTAAAGCGCAAACGCTCTGGCATAGATGAAGGACGGCTCGCCCTTCAGGTCCGCGGAGAGGCCGCGCAGGCCACTTGTTCCGAATTTCAAGCTCATGTCCCGAAGTCTCCCTCAAAAGTGTGCGCCGCTTTGTAACACGTGTTCACCAACGGTCAACGAAACCACATGGTTCCGCGCCAGGTTTTCGGATGCCGCAGGTTGGCTATTGCCACATGGCATCCGACCTCCTATTTTCCGGCAATAAGGACGCTCCGAGAAGGATGGTGCATGGTCTCTCTGCAGCCGCTGGAAACACTTGCCCGGGAATATGTCGCCTCGCCGGTCACGGACGAGGAAGGCGAGGCCATGTTCCGCGCTGCCGTCGCCCTGTTCAAGAGCTGGTCGCTGACCGATGAACAATCCTCGATCCTTGTCGACATGCCGGTTCGGACCTATCGCCGCTGGAAGGCCGGCGAGATGGGGCGGCTTTCGCGCGACGGCAAGGCGCGGCTCTCCAACCTGATGGGCATTCACAAGGCGCTACGAATGATCTTCCGCGATCCCGAGCGGTCCTATGAGTGGATTTCCAAGAGCAATGCGGTCTTCGCAGGCAAGTCAGCACTCGACATCATGCTGAACGGCGA
This window encodes:
- a CDS encoding Putative Flp pilus-assembly TadE/G-like, producing the protein MFCLLFGGLMLATGGTLDIANIMRVRSNMQNVADSAALAGASQYRLSNSDTNVVKQVALAFADSALKTADIDGHPTVTVNESDRSVAVRIEARVKLRFIRISGNEGIDLNSRAVARAGSTSVICLLALGDGSTNLGVDNGRVTAPKCNTHSNSKASDGLVAAGLATISSKVICTGGGYVGSESAFSPKPATDCPEAADPLGARLAPTETKCDFTNFKVDLGLQTLRPGVYCGGLIVQQPTRIRMMHGTYIMKDGPLVLTDGASLNMVDASVYLTGTDSVLYFDYTSSLDLSAPVAGPMAGILFFEDRDAPLGRLHQIGSRIAPQLLGTIYLSRGKLVVGQQPTDGILNFDCKVQALNHHPLLAGVLVHVGLVPCPLPPINISLQSAWTLIVARQVAVNAGVNLVLNANYDAAPVPPPPEAFKDSTILTH
- a CDS encoding Glyoxylase, beta-lactamase superfamily II, translated to MSMSRPATAKPSDSNANPARPVSFPVVTPPQSGECVEIAPGILWARLALPFRLNHVNIYLIEDGDGYAAVDTGIADDQTRQAWRMLLAGPLKGKRLTRLIVSHHHPDHIGLAGWLCAEFDIPLLTSQTGFLACNNISLSPNALGSESYRAFYRAHGMSDATAETVSTQGNFYLRMVTPLPLTFFRLVAGERLKIGSRVFDIMSGDGHAPEQIMLYDASAGLLLAADQVLARITPNVSVWAVEPDGDPLGLYTRSLRALATTLPDDTFVLPGHELPFYGLHTRIGEILAHHEERCDLILAAVREEPRTVADLVPVLFPRPLDPHQMSFAFSETHAHVNLLIHRGNLVWTKDDGGIQRVLPAPR
- a CDS encoding Enoyl-CoA hydratase/carnithine racemase; translated protein: MADVKTRIEGRAGIVTLARPQALNALSHPMSLAIEAAFDAWRDDARVALVIMEAEGEKAFCAGGDIASIYHQARAGELQPARDFWREEYRLNVKIAEYRKPIISFMQGFVMGGGVGLGCHGSHRIVGDTTKVAMPECGIGLIPDVGGSLILARAPGRAGEYLGLTGERLGAADAIYSGFANLYVPEPEWPALKAKLAETGDAALAEKATRAAQGGTLPGLMPMLERVFSADTLTGILQRLEREEGEAALRALVAIRRGSPISLAATLEIVRRARGFSSVREAVALEYRFTWRSHEFGDFVEGIRAQLIDKDRTPHWKHPAADAAPGDYIAMMLSGLGENDLS
- a CDS encoding 3-hydroxyisobutyrate dehydrogenase; amino-acid sequence: MKIGFIGLGNMGAPMAHNLAKAVHEVVGFDLAAPVPDGVTKAATAAEAARGVDVVITMLPNGAILRAVAAEIIPAMRAGAVFLDCSTVDVASARAVAAEAEAAGLMAVDAPVSGGITGAAAGTLTFMAGGPDAAFAVVKPLLDIMGQKAVHCGAAGAGQAAKICNNMILGATMIATCEAFALADKLGLDRAKMFDVVSTSSGYSWSMNAYCPAPGVGPKSPSDNDYKPGFAAELMLKDLRLSQEAAQSVDADTPMGARAAELYAAFVEQEDGRGKDFSAMLPRFEKRSRST
- a CDS encoding 3-dehydroquinate dehydratase; translation: MPDTIFVLNGPNLNLLGKRQPHIYGHETLADVERDCRALAGELGFEIRFHQSNAEHEIINWIHEARETALGIVINPAAFTHTSVAILDALNTFEGAVIEVHISNVHKRESFRHHSYVSLRADGVIAGCGTLGYQLGLRSAAQKIAEAKEKAGR
- a CDS encoding phosphomannomutase, with protein sequence MSLKFGTSGLRGLSADLKGEPSFIYARAFALYLFDSGLAKPGDKVLVARDFRDSSPEIAANCIGALQQAGLEPVDCGTLPTPALAHFGLKLRAASLMITGSHIPADRNGIKFYRPDGEIGKADETAIAAAAEFVRADRAAMKFLTGQGEERGAEAADLFVSRNKSLLQAGALKGLKIGVYQHSTVARDMFVDVLAHYGADVTPLGRSDVFIPVDTEAVSPESIGLMQGWAREHGLDAIVSADGDGDRPLLTDETGTPLRGDLLGLLASLFLGADTVVTPVTSNSGIEAAGGFRVLRTRVGSPFVIAGMDEARAGGAVAVVGFEANGGTLTGSDFKVNGETFTALPTRDCFLPVLAVLARAAAEGQPVSKLASGFALPVAAADRLENFATERSAALMAYLRGSAENLDRFLMPIGEAASTSDIDGLRVTLKDGRIIHFRPSGNAPEMRCYVEAKTEEDAVQLLKAGLNEIRNFKD